The following are encoded in a window of Arthrobacter woluwensis genomic DNA:
- a CDS encoding sensor histidine kinase gives MRTLKFSTQTLLLQIAVVLLTVLLFALAFGVIMVERITQEAEQRALTLARTIASQPQVRQEVARISAAAGTPPSTVLDRGPLESIAESARQRTSALFVVITDETGVRLAHPDPQRLAEKVSTDPSEALAGKEVVTRNTGTLGPSAGAKVPVYAPDTTAGGGAVVGVVSVGFAREPLGSALLGASGPVIVTACGALAAGVGASMLLRKRLRRLTLGMEPEELTTLVQDQVAVLETTHEGVIGVSTSGRVTVVNATAQELLGLPDLQGTSWAEAPVPEQLRDLTRQEAAEDDVLELVAGARVLLATARKAVHDGEDLGWVVFLRDRTELAQLTRQLESVSTMSSALRAQRHEFANQLHTISGLLDLGDTARAAEYAHRLVATGPLEFPVEGLERLPEPYLQAFIGAKGIRARERGVTLRVGEDTFIRGSVKAPHDVTTVLGNLIDNAINAAVSGTRVGGREGGEGAADGADGATGAGGGRWVRVDLLDEPGPEPLDGSPRLGTLHAVVADSGDGVAEPERLFEKGYTASRVPGHGLGLKLALELAQRRGGEVKLLDAGGPGPDPGGTGSGAVFAVRLPTAMMFTTTSGEGA, from the coding sequence ATGCGAACACTGAAGTTCTCCACGCAGACGCTGCTGCTGCAGATCGCGGTGGTGCTGCTGACCGTCCTCCTCTTCGCCCTGGCCTTCGGCGTCATCATGGTGGAGCGGATCACGCAGGAGGCCGAACAGCGCGCCCTCACCCTGGCCCGCACCATCGCGTCCCAGCCCCAGGTCCGGCAGGAGGTGGCCCGGATCAGCGCGGCCGCCGGCACTCCCCCGTCCACGGTCCTGGACCGCGGTCCCCTGGAGTCCATCGCCGAATCGGCACGGCAGAGGACCTCCGCCCTGTTCGTCGTCATCACGGACGAGACCGGCGTCCGCCTCGCCCATCCCGACCCCCAGCGTCTCGCCGAGAAGGTCAGCACGGACCCGTCCGAGGCCCTCGCGGGCAAGGAGGTCGTCACGCGCAACACCGGCACGCTGGGACCTTCGGCAGGGGCCAAGGTCCCCGTCTACGCCCCGGACACGACGGCGGGCGGCGGCGCCGTCGTCGGCGTGGTGAGCGTCGGCTTCGCCCGGGAGCCACTGGGCAGCGCGCTGCTCGGAGCGTCCGGGCCGGTGATCGTGACCGCGTGCGGCGCCCTCGCCGCCGGAGTGGGCGCGTCGATGCTGCTGCGCAAACGGCTGCGGCGTCTCACCCTCGGCATGGAACCGGAGGAGCTGACCACCCTGGTCCAGGACCAGGTCGCAGTGCTGGAAACCACGCACGAAGGCGTGATCGGGGTGTCCACGAGCGGCCGGGTGACCGTGGTCAACGCGACGGCGCAGGAGCTTCTCGGGCTTCCGGACCTGCAGGGCACCTCCTGGGCCGAGGCCCCCGTCCCCGAGCAGCTGCGCGACCTGACGCGGCAGGAGGCCGCCGAGGACGACGTCCTGGAGCTCGTGGCCGGCGCCCGCGTCCTGCTCGCCACCGCCCGGAAGGCCGTGCACGACGGCGAGGACCTGGGCTGGGTGGTCTTCCTCCGGGACCGCACGGAGCTGGCCCAGCTCACCCGCCAGTTGGAGTCGGTCAGCACCATGAGCTCCGCCCTCCGCGCGCAACGCCATGAGTTCGCCAACCAGCTGCACACCATCTCCGGCCTCCTGGACCTCGGCGACACCGCACGCGCCGCGGAGTACGCACACCGGCTCGTGGCGACCGGCCCCCTCGAGTTCCCGGTCGAGGGCCTGGAACGCCTGCCCGAGCCGTACCTGCAGGCGTTCATCGGGGCGAAGGGCATCCGGGCCCGCGAGCGCGGCGTGACCCTGCGGGTCGGGGAGGACACCTTCATCCGGGGCTCCGTGAAAGCGCCGCACGACGTCACCACGGTGCTCGGGAACCTCATCGACAACGCCATCAACGCGGCGGTGTCCGGGACCCGGGTGGGCGGCCGAGAAGGCGGCGAGGGCGCTGCTGACGGCGCTGACGGGGCTACCGGCGCCGGCGGCGGCCGGTGGGTGCGCGTGGATCTGCTGGACGAGCCCGGCCCGGAACCTCTCGACGGCTCTCCCCGGCTGGGGACGCTGCACGCCGTGGTCGCAGACTCCGGGGATGGGGTGGCTGAACCCGAGCGGCTCTTCGAGAAGGGCTACACCGCGTCCCGCGTCCCGGGGCACGGGCTGGGCCTGAAACTGGCGCTGGAACTCGCGCAGCGCCGCGGCGGCGAGGTGAAGCTCCTCGACGCCGGAGGGCCTGGTCCTGATCCAGGCGGGACCGGCTCGGGCGCCGTGTTCGCCGTCCGCCTGCCGACCGCCATGATGTTCACCACCACGTCCGGGGAGGGCGCATGA
- a CDS encoding CitMHS family transporter: MLVLLGFAMIAVFMVLIMTKKMTPVLALILVPTIFGLFAGAGLGIGDMVMTSMKSMTSTAALLMFAIIYFGTMIDVGLFDPLVRFILRKLGNDPAKVVLGTAVLAMAVSLDGDGSTTFILTTAAMLPVYLRLKMSPVVLTCVAGLANGTMNILPWGGPTARAASALKINVSDVFVPMVPGLLAGLVVVLVFSWSLGLMERKRLMVAEPERWGAAASYDGGTALDVADVKNGSALSKASGGRIGTRTALLQKITPGGGSAGGSSDGSGTLAETALDPTRETLRPKLIWFNFALTLAIMVLLVMDVLPLPYIFMVGAGIALLVNFPHVKDQAKALVAHGQSIVAVVSMVMAAAVLTGVLNGTGMVKAMSEWLVAIIPSSMGPFMAVITGLLSIPMTFFMSNDAFYFGVLPILSETAGHYGLSAADMARASITGQPFHMQSPLVPAILLLVSLAKVELGDHHKKVLWRAAVVSLVMLLVGVLTGAIGIGH, from the coding sequence ATGCTAGTCCTGCTCGGCTTCGCCATGATCGCAGTCTTCATGGTTCTGATCATGACCAAGAAGATGACGCCAGTGCTGGCGCTCATCCTGGTGCCCACCATCTTCGGCCTCTTCGCCGGAGCCGGTCTGGGCATCGGGGACATGGTCATGACGTCCATGAAGTCCATGACCTCCACGGCCGCACTGCTCATGTTCGCCATCATCTACTTCGGCACCATGATCGACGTGGGCCTCTTCGACCCGCTGGTCCGGTTCATCCTCCGCAAGCTGGGCAACGACCCGGCCAAGGTCGTCCTGGGCACCGCGGTCCTGGCGATGGCGGTCTCCCTGGACGGTGACGGTTCCACCACCTTCATCCTCACCACGGCCGCGATGCTGCCGGTCTACCTGCGCCTGAAGATGAGCCCGGTGGTCCTGACCTGTGTCGCAGGCCTCGCCAACGGCACCATGAACATCCTGCCGTGGGGCGGCCCGACCGCCCGTGCCGCGTCCGCCCTGAAGATCAACGTCTCCGACGTCTTCGTCCCGATGGTCCCGGGCCTGCTGGCCGGCCTCGTCGTCGTGCTGGTGTTCTCCTGGAGCCTGGGCCTCATGGAGCGCAAGCGCCTCATGGTCGCCGAGCCGGAGCGCTGGGGCGCCGCGGCGTCGTACGACGGCGGCACCGCCCTCGACGTCGCCGACGTCAAGAACGGCTCGGCCCTGTCCAAGGCGAGCGGCGGCCGCATCGGCACCCGCACGGCCCTCCTGCAGAAGATCACCCCCGGCGGCGGCTCCGCCGGTGGCTCGTCCGACGGTTCCGGCACCCTGGCCGAGACCGCTCTGGATCCGACCCGCGAGACGCTGCGGCCCAAGCTGATCTGGTTCAACTTCGCCCTGACGCTGGCCATCATGGTCCTGCTCGTCATGGACGTGCTGCCGCTGCCGTACATCTTCATGGTCGGCGCGGGCATCGCCCTCCTGGTGAACTTCCCGCACGTCAAGGACCAGGCGAAGGCCCTCGTCGCGCACGGTCAGTCGATCGTGGCCGTGGTCAGCATGGTCATGGCGGCCGCCGTCCTGACCGGTGTGCTGAACGGCACGGGCATGGTCAAGGCCATGTCCGAGTGGCTCGTCGCGATCATCCCGTCCAGCATGGGCCCGTTCATGGCGGTCATCACCGGCCTGCTGAGCATCCCGATGACGTTCTTCATGAGCAACGACGCCTTCTACTTCGGCGTGCTGCCGATCCTGAGCGAGACCGCCGGTCACTACGGCCTGAGTGCCGCGGACATGGCGCGGGCCTCCATCACGGGTCAGCCGTTCCACATGCAGTCCCCGCTGGTCCCGGCCATCCTCCTGCTGGTCTCCTTGGCCAAGGTGGAGCTGGGTGACCACCACAAGAAGGTGCTGTGGCGCGCCGCGGTGGTGTCCCTCGTGATGCTGCTGGTCGGCGTCCTGACCGGGGCCATCGGCATCGGCCACTAG
- the ligA gene encoding NAD-dependent DNA ligase LigA, with protein sequence MKDDVVEPSGGTPAEALREEYQHLADEVRRYRHAYYQEDEPLISDAEFDELYLRLERFEALHPELVSNDSPTQEVGGEVSSAFAAVEHLSRMYSLEDVFSLEELTAWVEKTLASTQTLGLATPRWLTELKIDGLAVNLLYRDGKLVRAATRGDGTTGEDITHNVLTIKEIPRELSGTGHPAEVEIRGEVFIPSKAFEEYNEVLIAQGKAPLANPRNAAAGSLRQKDPAETAKRPLSMYVHGIGRHEGLDLASQSDFYALLQEWGLPTSPYFKVLDTLEEVLAFIAEYGEKRHSLIHEIDGIVVKVDQLAVQRQLGHTSRVPRWAVAYKYPPEEVHTKLLDIRVNVGRTGRVTPYGVMEPVKVAGSTVEMATLHNQDVVKAKGVFIGDTVVLRKAGDVIPEIVGPVLALRDGTEHAFVMPETCPSCGTPLAPGKEGDVDLRCPNARSCPAQLRQRVAHLAGRGAFDIEALGDEAALALTAGPGPDPAGTGGLVQPTGPGVLTDESRVFDLASETAGADLRAALGEVKVWREKRVKGAGTGVWELKPYFWTQGTAKSPAGPSANTKKLFTELEKAKSQPLWRVLVALSIRHVGPTASRALATAFGSMDAIREASEEQLANVDGVGPTIAAAVKEWFADDWHVNIVHAWAAAGVRMADEVDESMPKTLEGLTVVVTGTLPTLSRDQAKEAIIIRGGKAAGSVSKNTSYLVAGEAAGSKLDKAEQLGVPVLDEDAFRILLEKGPAGLPGGESETAEEAPAAEETTPADLPEESGDE encoded by the coding sequence ATGAAAGACGACGTCGTGGAGCCTTCCGGCGGCACCCCGGCGGAGGCCCTCCGTGAGGAGTACCAGCACCTGGCGGATGAGGTCCGCCGGTACCGGCACGCCTACTACCAGGAGGACGAGCCCCTCATCAGCGACGCCGAGTTCGACGAGCTGTATCTGCGCCTCGAGCGCTTCGAGGCGCTGCATCCTGAACTGGTGTCGAATGACTCGCCCACGCAGGAGGTCGGCGGCGAGGTGTCCTCGGCGTTCGCCGCCGTCGAGCATCTGAGCCGCATGTACAGCCTGGAGGACGTGTTCTCCCTCGAAGAGCTGACGGCGTGGGTCGAGAAGACGCTCGCCAGCACGCAGACCCTCGGGCTGGCGACGCCGCGCTGGCTCACCGAGCTGAAGATCGACGGCCTCGCCGTGAACCTCTTGTACCGGGACGGCAAGCTGGTCCGCGCGGCCACCCGTGGCGACGGCACCACGGGCGAGGACATCACGCACAACGTCCTGACCATCAAGGAGATCCCGCGGGAGCTCTCCGGCACAGGGCACCCGGCCGAGGTGGAGATCCGCGGCGAGGTGTTCATCCCGTCCAAGGCGTTCGAGGAGTACAACGAAGTCCTCATCGCGCAGGGCAAGGCGCCGCTGGCCAATCCCCGGAACGCGGCCGCCGGCTCGCTCCGCCAGAAGGATCCCGCCGAGACCGCCAAGCGCCCGCTGTCTATGTACGTGCACGGCATCGGCCGCCACGAGGGACTCGACCTGGCGTCCCAGTCCGACTTCTACGCCTTGCTCCAGGAATGGGGCCTGCCCACCAGTCCATACTTCAAGGTGCTGGACACGCTGGAAGAAGTCCTCGCGTTCATCGCCGAGTACGGCGAGAAGCGCCACAGCCTGATCCACGAGATCGACGGCATCGTGGTCAAGGTCGATCAGCTCGCCGTGCAGCGCCAGCTCGGCCACACCTCCCGCGTGCCGCGCTGGGCGGTCGCGTACAAGTACCCGCCCGAAGAAGTGCACACCAAGCTCCTGGACATCCGGGTCAACGTCGGCCGCACGGGCCGCGTCACCCCGTACGGCGTCATGGAGCCGGTGAAGGTGGCGGGCTCCACCGTCGAGATGGCCACCCTGCACAACCAGGACGTCGTGAAGGCCAAGGGTGTGTTCATCGGGGACACCGTGGTGCTCCGCAAGGCCGGTGACGTCATTCCGGAGATCGTCGGCCCGGTCCTCGCCCTGCGGGACGGCACCGAGCACGCCTTCGTCATGCCGGAGACCTGCCCGTCCTGTGGCACGCCTCTGGCGCCAGGCAAGGAAGGCGACGTCGACCTTCGCTGCCCCAACGCCCGATCCTGCCCCGCCCAGCTCCGCCAGCGGGTGGCGCACCTGGCCGGCCGCGGCGCCTTCGACATCGAGGCCCTGGGCGACGAGGCCGCCCTCGCCCTGACGGCCGGGCCGGGACCCGACCCCGCCGGGACCGGCGGACTGGTCCAGCCGACCGGTCCCGGTGTCCTGACGGACGAGTCGCGCGTGTTCGACCTCGCCTCGGAGACGGCGGGCGCCGATCTGCGCGCGGCTCTGGGCGAGGTGAAGGTCTGGCGGGAGAAGCGCGTGAAGGGCGCGGGCACCGGGGTCTGGGAGCTGAAGCCGTACTTCTGGACCCAGGGCACGGCCAAGTCGCCGGCCGGGCCGAGCGCCAACACCAAGAAGCTCTTCACCGAGCTGGAGAAGGCCAAGTCGCAGCCGCTCTGGCGCGTCCTCGTGGCGCTGTCCATCCGGCACGTCGGGCCGACGGCCAGCCGGGCCCTGGCCACCGCCTTCGGCTCGATGGACGCGATCCGCGAGGCGTCGGAGGAGCAGCTGGCCAACGTGGACGGGGTGGGTCCCACCATCGCCGCCGCGGTCAAGGAGTGGTTCGCGGACGACTGGCACGTGAACATCGTCCACGCGTGGGCCGCCGCCGGGGTGCGGATGGCCGATGAGGTGGATGAGTCCATGCCGAAGACCCTCGAGGGCCTGACCGTGGTGGTCACGGGCACGCTGCCCACCCTGAGCCGGGACCAGGCGAAGGAGGCCATCATCATCCGTGGCGGCAAGGCCGCGGGGTCGGTCTCGAAGAACACGTCCTACCTGGTGGCCGGTGAGGCCGCGGGCTCCAAGCTGGACAAGGCCGAGCAGCTGGGCGTCCCGGTCCTGGACGAGGACGCGTTCCGGATCCTCCTGGAGAAGGGCCCCGCGGGTTTGCCCGGCGGAGAGTCCGAGACGGCCGAGGAGGCGCCGGCTGCTGAGGAAACGACGCCGGCTGACCTTCCGGAGGAGTCCGGGGATGAGTGA
- a CDS encoding GNAT family N-acetyltransferase — MVPSFTLRPPLPSDVESLAVLHVRCWREAYGHLLPEEFFTEERLESRRRLWTMLTASAAAAPQGQTKAAQTIRVAEAAGEVVGFAGGGAPLDPEEAALGQNLSMLYLRQDFHGSGAGQALFDAVLPSGPAFLWVAKDNPRAQSFYRRNGFALDGTEDVLEDFGRITEARMVRR, encoded by the coding sequence ATGGTGCCCAGTTTCACACTCCGCCCGCCCCTGCCGTCCGACGTCGAAAGCCTCGCCGTCCTTCATGTGCGCTGCTGGCGCGAGGCCTACGGGCACCTGCTCCCCGAGGAGTTCTTCACCGAGGAGCGCCTCGAGAGCCGACGCCGGCTCTGGACGATGCTGACCGCATCGGCGGCCGCCGCGCCGCAGGGCCAGACGAAGGCGGCCCAGACCATCAGGGTGGCCGAGGCGGCCGGTGAGGTGGTCGGGTTCGCGGGCGGGGGTGCGCCCCTCGATCCCGAGGAGGCCGCCCTCGGCCAGAACCTCTCGATGCTGTATCTGCGACAGGACTTCCACGGCAGCGGCGCAGGTCAAGCCCTGTTCGACGCCGTGCTCCCGTCCGGCCCGGCCTTCCTGTGGGTGGCCAAGGACAACCCTCGCGCCCAGTCGTTCTACCGCCGGAACGGCTTCGCGCTGGATGGCACGGAGGACGTGCTCGAGGACTTCGGCAGGATCACGGAAGCGCGCATGGTCCGGCGCTGA
- a CDS encoding GNAT family N-acetyltransferase — protein MPSEILIRPAVPADYPEIARITVDAYLAAGYFTDPEFPYLQHIRKVAERAEVAEIWVAERDGAVIGSVTLAVEGDAWSDIARAGELEFRLLVVDPGVQRSGAGRAMVEAILAEARRRPGISAVSLTTGESWESAHGLYRSMGFERVPERDWWTPNKEARLLVYRLDVA, from the coding sequence GTGCCATCCGAGATTCTGATCCGCCCCGCCGTGCCCGCCGACTACCCCGAGATCGCCCGGATCACGGTGGACGCCTACCTCGCAGCGGGGTACTTCACGGATCCCGAGTTCCCTTACCTCCAGCACATCCGCAAGGTCGCGGAGCGCGCCGAGGTGGCCGAGATCTGGGTGGCGGAGCGCGACGGCGCCGTGATCGGCTCGGTCACGCTGGCGGTCGAAGGCGACGCGTGGTCGGACATCGCCCGCGCGGGTGAACTCGAATTCCGCCTCCTGGTCGTGGACCCGGGCGTGCAGCGCAGCGGCGCCGGCCGGGCCATGGTCGAGGCCATCCTCGCCGAGGCGCGACGCCGGCCCGGCATCTCCGCGGTCTCCCTCACCACGGGCGAGAGCTGGGAGAGCGCGCACGGTCTGTACCGCTCGATGGGCTTCGAACGCGTCCCCGAGCGTGACTGGTGGACCCCCAACAAGGAAGCGCGCCTGCTCGTCTACCGCCTGGACGTCGCCTGA
- a CDS encoding response regulator transcription factor produces MSHDFTVLIVDDDFHVATLHSNYVQAVPGFSVVGHAGTAQQALQAFHSLRPDLVLLDVYLPDGSGLDVLRQLDCDVMMLSAAADALSLRMAFRRGTLAYLLKPFGGEELAQRLRAYARYRRLLEKTTGLDQEAVERARRALLSSDGPVVSSPARTRSATEQSILEALGGAAGGPAGEALSALEVAERVGVSRATAQRYLSSLADDGAVEIQLRYGTTGRPEHRYARRA; encoded by the coding sequence ATGAGTCACGATTTCACCGTGCTGATCGTCGATGACGACTTCCACGTCGCCACGCTGCACTCCAACTACGTCCAGGCCGTGCCCGGGTTCTCGGTGGTCGGCCACGCGGGCACTGCGCAGCAGGCCCTCCAGGCGTTCCACTCCCTGCGCCCGGACCTCGTGCTGCTGGACGTGTATCTGCCGGACGGTTCGGGGCTCGACGTGCTGCGCCAGCTGGACTGCGACGTCATGATGCTCAGCGCCGCGGCCGACGCCTTGTCCCTGCGGATGGCCTTCCGCCGCGGAACCCTGGCCTATCTGCTCAAGCCGTTCGGCGGAGAGGAACTGGCTCAGCGCCTCCGCGCGTACGCACGATACCGGCGACTGCTGGAAAAGACGACGGGCCTGGATCAGGAGGCCGTGGAGCGGGCCCGGCGTGCGCTGCTCAGCTCGGACGGCCCGGTGGTGTCCTCACCGGCAAGGACCCGCAGCGCCACCGAACAGTCCATCCTGGAAGCACTCGGCGGCGCCGCGGGCGGACCTGCCGGGGAAGCCCTGTCGGCGCTGGAGGTCGCAGAGCGGGTCGGGGTGTCCCGCGCCACGGCGCAGCGGTACCTGTCCTCGCTGGCCGACGACGGCGCCGTCGAGATCCAGCTGCGCTACGGCACCACGGGGCGGCCGGAACACCGCTACGCGCGGCGGGCGTGA
- a CDS encoding inositol monophosphatase family protein, protein MSEQHVPGGAPHEAPSTQELLDIAQEAAAAGAAVLARRATLSQEDVTGGADNKTSDNDWVTAFDREAEDAVRAVITRHRPHDVITGEEHGTTAPDSPSGYRWSIDPLDGTTNFIRNIVYFATSVAVAAPDGSWVAGVVDAPALRCVYWATRGGGAWLLDAASGNPEPRRLTGPPEGHRGRILASGFSYDAGVRAEQAATLPQLMDGLADLRRLGSAALDLCLVADGTHDCYGERGLNEHDWSAGALVAEEAGCWVRRPNLRSPLDGGPSDAERLEAWTCAGALEDATRFPL, encoded by the coding sequence ATGAGTGAGCAACACGTCCCGGGCGGCGCTCCTCACGAGGCGCCGTCGACGCAGGAACTGCTCGACATCGCTCAGGAGGCCGCCGCAGCCGGCGCCGCCGTCCTGGCCCGGCGGGCCACGCTGAGCCAGGAGGACGTGACCGGCGGCGCGGACAACAAGACCAGTGACAACGACTGGGTCACCGCGTTCGACCGGGAGGCGGAGGACGCCGTGCGGGCCGTCATCACGCGGCACCGGCCTCATGATGTCATCACCGGGGAGGAGCATGGCACCACGGCTCCGGACAGCCCGAGCGGCTACCGCTGGTCCATTGATCCGCTCGATGGCACCACCAACTTCATCCGGAACATCGTCTATTTCGCCACGAGCGTGGCCGTCGCGGCTCCGGACGGGAGCTGGGTGGCCGGTGTGGTCGACGCCCCGGCGCTACGGTGCGTGTACTGGGCGACGCGCGGCGGGGGAGCGTGGCTCCTGGACGCCGCGAGCGGGAACCCGGAACCGCGTCGGCTCACCGGGCCGCCGGAGGGCCACCGCGGCCGCATCCTGGCCAGCGGATTCTCCTACGACGCCGGCGTCCGCGCCGAGCAGGCCGCAACCCTCCCGCAGTTGATGGACGGTCTCGCGGACCTGCGACGGCTGGGATCGGCGGCTCTGGATCTCTGTCTTGTGGCCGACGGAACCCACGACTGCTACGGCGAACGCGGCCTCAACGAGCACGACTGGTCCGCCGGCGCGCTCGTGGCCGAGGAGGCCGGGTGCTGGGTGCGGCGGCCGAATCTCCGCAGCCCCCTCGACGGCGGACCCTCGGATGCGGAACGGCTCGAAGCCTGGACGTGCGCCGGGGCCCTGGAGGACGCCACCCGCTTCCCGCTCTAG
- a CDS encoding 5'-nucleotidase, lipoprotein e(P4) family has protein sequence MGIERWTMLKGLGASGVAGGLALFTAGPAQAETSPEVQNILSAAVAWRVTAAERDMLYRQAFNIARDRLDNVLRGVGQRRRGAKPLAFISDVDDTVLSSNPYWEMLIAAGKQAFDDDLWDAWVRENGPTATPGAVEFSRYAESRGVEIFYVSQRDQGPDTQRIGVANLRHAGLAFADDDHAVFQRESSNKEPAQQAIADKYQVIAFLGDNLNDFRRRYYVKSVQERRALAAEDAERFGRDFILFPNNTDGHWIRAVFGTSEPADSPEYRARMLLAAQGKVL, from the coding sequence ATGGGAATTGAACGCTGGACCATGCTGAAGGGGCTGGGCGCCAGCGGAGTGGCAGGAGGCCTGGCACTGTTCACCGCCGGACCCGCCCAGGCCGAAACGTCGCCGGAGGTACAGAACATCCTGTCCGCGGCCGTGGCATGGCGGGTCACCGCCGCCGAGCGCGACATGCTGTACCGGCAGGCGTTCAACATCGCCCGTGACCGCCTCGACAACGTCCTCCGGGGCGTCGGTCAGCGGCGCCGGGGCGCCAAACCGCTCGCCTTCATCTCCGACGTCGATGACACCGTCCTGTCCTCCAACCCTTACTGGGAGATGCTGATCGCGGCCGGCAAGCAGGCGTTCGACGACGACCTGTGGGACGCCTGGGTCCGGGAGAACGGCCCCACCGCGACGCCCGGCGCCGTCGAGTTCTCCCGGTACGCGGAAAGCCGGGGCGTCGAGATCTTCTACGTCTCCCAGCGCGACCAGGGCCCGGACACCCAGCGGATCGGCGTCGCGAACCTGCGGCACGCGGGTCTGGCCTTCGCCGATGACGACCACGCCGTGTTCCAGCGCGAGTCCTCCAACAAGGAACCGGCCCAGCAGGCCATCGCCGACAAGTACCAGGTCATCGCGTTCCTGGGCGACAACCTGAACGACTTCCGCCGTCGCTACTACGTGAAGTCGGTCCAGGAGCGCCGCGCCCTGGCCGCCGAGGACGCCGAGCGCTTCGGCCGTGACTTCATCCTCTTCCCGAACAACACGGACGGGCATTGGATCCGGGCCGTCTTCGGCACGAGCGAACCGGCGGACTCCCCGGAGTACCGGGCTCGGATGCTCCTGGCCGCGCAGGGCAAGGTGCTCTGA